In Zea mays cultivar B73 chromosome 7, Zm-B73-REFERENCE-NAM-5.0, whole genome shotgun sequence, the following proteins share a genomic window:
- the LOC541806 gene encoding cellulose synthase 8: protein MEASAGLVAGSHNRNELVVIRRDRESGAAGGGAARRAEAPCQICGDEVGVGFDGEPFVACNECAFPVCRACYEYERREGSQACPQCRTRYKRLKGCPRVAGDEEEDGVDDLEGEFGLQDGAAHEDDPQYVAESMLRAQMSYGRGGDAHPGFSPVPNVPLLTNGQMVDDIPPEQHALVPSYMSGGGGGGKRIHPLPFADPNLPVQPRSMDPSKDLAAYGYGSVAWKERMEGWKQKQERLQHVRSEGGGDWDGDDADLPLMDEARQPLSRKVPISSSRINPYRMIIVIRLVVLGFFFHYRVMHPAKDAFALWLISVICEIWFAMSWILDQFPKWLPIERETYLDRLSLRFDKEGQPSQLAPIDFFVSTVDPTKEPPLVTANTVLSILSVDYPVEKVSCYVSDDGAAMLTFEALSETSEFAKKWVPFSKKFNIEPRAPEWYFQQKIDYLKDKVAASFVRERRAMKREYEEFKVRINALVAKAQKVPEEGWTMQDGSPWPGNNVRDHPGMIQVFLGQSGGRDVEGNELPRLVYVSREKRPGYNHHKKAGAMNALVRVSAVLSNAAYLLNLDCDHYINNSKAIKEAMCFMMDPLVGKKVCYVQFPQRFDGIDKNDRYANRNVVFFDINMKGLDGIQGPIYVGTGCVFRRQALYGYDAPKTKKPPSRTCNCWPKWCLSCCCSRNKNKKKTTKPKTEKKKRLFFKKAENPSPAYALGEIDEGAPGADIEKAGIVNQQKLEKKFGQSSVFVASTLLENGGTLKSASPASLLKEAIHVISCGYEDKTDWGKEIGWIYGSITEDILTGFKMHCHGWRSIYCIPKRPAFKGSAPLNLSDRLHQVLRWALGSVEIFFSKHCPLWYGYGGGLKFLERFSYINSIVYPWTSIPLLAYCTLPAICLLTGKFITPELTNVASIWFMALFICISVTGILEMRWSGVAIDDWWRNEQFWVIGGVSAHLFAVFQGLLKVFAGIDTSFTVTSKAGDDEEFSELYTFKWTTLLIPPTTLLLLNFIGVVAGISNAINNGYESWGPLFGKLFFAFWVIVHLYPFLKGLVGRQNRTPTIVIVWSILLASIFSLLWVRVDPFLAKSNGPLLEECGLDCN, encoded by the exons ATGGAGGCTAGCGCGGGGCTGGTGGCCGGCTCGCATAACCGGAACGAGCTGGTGGTGATCCGCCGCGACCGCGAGTCGGGAGCcgcgggcggcggcgcggcgcgccGGGCGGAGGCGCCGTGCCAGATATGCGGCGACGAGGTCGGGGTGGGCTTCGACGGGGAGCCCTTCGTGGCGTGCAACGAGTGCGCCTTCCCCGTCTGCCGCGCCTGCTACGAGTACGAGCGCCGCGAGGGCTCGCAGGCGTGCCCGCAGTGCAGGACCCGCTACAAGCGCCTCAAGGGCTGCCCGCGGGTGGCCGGCGACGAGGAGGAGGACGGCGTCGACGACCTGGAGGGCGAGTTCGGCCTGCAGGACGGCGCCGCCCACGAGGACGACCCGCAGTACGTCGCCGAGTCCATGCTCAGGGCGCAGATGAGCTACGGCCGCGGCGGCGACGCGCACCCCGGCTTCAGCCCCGTCCCCAACGTGCCGCTCCTCACCAACGGCCAGATG GTTGATGACATCCCGCCGGAGCAGCACGCGCTCGTGCCGTCCTAcatgagcggcggcggcggcgggggcaaGAGGATCCACCCGCTCCCTTTCGCAGATCCCAACCTTCCAG TGCAACCGAGATCCATGGACCCGTCCAAGGATCTGGCCGCCTACGGATATGGCAGCGTGGCCTGGAAGGAGAGAATGGAGGGCTGGAAGCAGAAGCAGGAGCGCCTGCAGCATGTCAGGAGCGAGGGTGGCGGTGATTGGGATGGCGACGATGCAGATCTGCCACT AATGGATGAAGCTAGGCAGCCATTGTCCAGAAAAGTCCCTATATCATCAAGCCGAATTAATCCCTACAGGATGATTATCGTTATCCGGTTGGTGGTTTTGGGTTTCTTCTTCCACTACCGAGTGATGCATCCGGCGAAAGATGCATTTGCATTGTGGCTCATATCTGTAATCTGTGAAATCTGGTTTGCGATGTCCTGGATTCTTGATCAGTTCCCAAAGTGGCTTCCAATCGAGAGAGAGACTTACCTGGACCGTTTGTCACTAAG GTTTGACAAGGAAGGTCAACCCTCTCAGCTTGCTCCAATCGACTTCTTTGTCAGTACGGTTGATCCCACAAAGGAACCTCCCTTGGTCACAGCGAACACTGTCCTTTCCATCCTTTCTGTGGATTATCCGGTTGAGAAGGTCTCCTGCTATGTTTCTGATGATGGTGCTGCAATGCTTACGTTTGAAGCATTGTCTGAAACATCTGAATTTGCAAAGAAATGGGTTCCTTTCAGCAAAAAGTTTAATATCGAGCCTCGTGCTCCTGAGTGGTACTTCCAACAGAAGATAGACTACCTGAAAGACAAGGTTGCTGCTTCATTTGTTAGGGAGAGGAGGGCGATGAAG AGAGAATACGAGGAATTCAAGGTAAGGATCAATGCCTTGGTTGCAAAAGCCCAAAAggttcctgaggaaggatggaCAATGCAAGATGGAAGCCCCTGGCCTGGAAACAACGTACGCGATCATCCTGGAATGATTCAG GTATTCCTTGGCCAAAGTGGCGGTCGTGATGTGGAAGGAAATGAGTTGCCTCGCCTGGTTTATGTCTCGAGAGAAAAGAGGCCAGGTTATAACCATCACAAGAAGGCTGGTGCCATGAATGCACTG GTCCGTGTCTCTGCTGTCTTATCAAATGCTGCATACCTATTGAACTTGGACTGTGATCACTACATCAACAATAGCAAGGCCATAAAAGAGGCTATGTGTTTCATGATGGATCCTTTGGTGGGGAAGAAAGTGTGCTATGTACAGTTCCCTCAGAGGTTTGATGGTATTGACAAAAATGATCGATACGCTAACAGGAACGTTGTCTTTTTTGAC ATCAACATGAAAGGTTTGGACGGTATTCAAGGACCCATTTATGTGGGTACTGGATGTGTTTTCAGACGGCAGGCACTGTATGGTTATGATGCTCCTAAAACGAAGAAGCCACCATCAAGAACTTGCAACTGCTGGCCCAAGTGGTGCCTCTCTTGCTGCTGCAGCAGGAACAAGAATAAAAAGAAGACTACAAAACCAAAgacggagaagaagaaaagattaTTTTTCAAGAAAGCAGAAAACCCATCTCCTGCATATGCTTTGGGTGAAATTGATGAAGGTGCTCCAG GTGCTGATATCGAGAAGGCCGGAATCGTAAATCAACAGAAACTAGAGAAGAAATTTGGGCAGTCTTCTGTTTTTGTCGCATCAACACTTCTTGAGAACGGAGGGACCCTGAAGAGCGCAAGTCCAGCTTCTCTTCTGAAGGAAGCTATACATGTTATCAGCTGCGGCTACGAAGACAAGACCGACTGGGGAAAAGAG ATTGGCTGGATTTACGGATCGATCACAGAGGATATCTTGACTGGATTTAAGATGCACTGCCATGGCTGGCGGTCTATTTACTGCATCCCGAAGCGGCCTGCATTCAAAGGTTCTGCGCCTCTGAACCTTTCCGACCGTCTTCACCAGGTCCTTCGCTGGGCCCTTGGGTCCGTCGAAATTTTCTTCAGCAAGCACTGCCCACTTTGGTACGGATACGGCGGCGGGCTAAAATTCCTGGAAAGGTTTTCTTATATCAACTCCATCGTTTATCCCTGGACGTCCATTCCTCTCCTGGCTTACTGTACCTTGCCTGCCATCTGCCTGCTCACGGGGAAGTTTATCACACCAGAG CTTACCAATGTCGCCAGTATCTGGTTCATGGCACTTTTCATCTGCATCTCCGTGACCGGCATCCTGGAAATGAGGTGGAGTGGCGTGGCCATCGACGACTGGTGGAGGAACGAGCAGTTCTGGGTCATCGGAGGCGTTTCGGCGCATCTGTTCGCGGTGTTCCAGGGCCTGCTGAAGGTGTTCGCCGGCATCGACACGAGCTTCACCGTGACGTCGAAGGCCGGGGACGACGAGGAGTTCTCGGAGCTGTACACGTTCAAGTGGACCACCCTGCTGATACCCCCGACCACGCTCCTCCTGCTGAACTTCATCGGGGTGGTGGCCGGGATCTCGAACGCGATCAACAACGGGTACGAGTCGTGGGGCCCCCTGTTCGGGAAGCTCTTCTTCGCCTTCTGGGTGATCGTCCACCTGTACCCGTTCCTCAAGGGTCTGGTGGGGAGGCAGAACAGGACGCCGACGATCGTCATCGTCTGGTCCATCCTGCTGGCCTCGATCTTCTCGCTCCTGTGGGTCCGCGTCGACCCGTTCCTCGCCAAGAGCAACGGCCCGCTCCTGGAGGAGTGTGGCCTGGACTGCAACTGA